In a single window of the Papaver somniferum cultivar HN1 chromosome 8, ASM357369v1, whole genome shotgun sequence genome:
- the LOC113301432 gene encoding probable LRR receptor-like serine/threonine-protein kinase At4g30520 isoform X1, with the protein MAFRHYFLLTLSLIFIHFSSFSVSYEPRNQEVEALMSIRRTLNDPHGVLNNWDEDSVDPCGWSMITCSPDNLVIGLGAPSQNLSGTLSERIGNLTNLRQVLLQNNNISGRIPLELGLLSKLQTLDLSNNLFSSVVPVTLGQLNSLQYLRLNNNSLSGAFPVSLAKIPQLAFLDLSFNNLSGPVPKFPVRTFNIVGNPLICGSTTSDEGCSGTSPVTLSFSLDSSQSITLTYLLSLSLSLSLTYRLLTGFHYFSGKSKTKKVALIVGVSLSSLILLLLAIGLVFWLRKFQKNRTIQNINDKQEEGLINLGNLRQFTLRELQLATENFNTKNILGQGGFGNVYRGRLSDGTIVAVKRLKDINGSTGEMQFKTEVEMISLAVHRNLLRLLGFCSTANERLLIYPYMSNGSVASRLRVKPTLDWNTRKRIALGAGRGLMYLHEQCDPKIIHRDVKAANVLLDDYCEAIVGDFGLAKLLDHADSHVTTAVRGTVGHIAPEYLSTGQSSEKTDVFGFGILLLELITGTKALDFGKSVNQKGAVIEWVKKLQHDKKVEVLVDKDLEINYDLIEVGEMVQVALLCIQNLPAHRPKMSEVIRMLEGDGLADKWEANQKHQRNLIDIKNNNKEGYYSSTADCKKLRYDCDQESDVPRVHDDDDDGKMCLMLMDDDDNHSLGAHAMVLSGPR; encoded by the exons ATGGCATTCCGTCACTATTTCTTACTTACTCTTTCCTTGATTTTTATCCATTTCTCATCATTTTCTGTCTCTTATGAACCTCGTAACCAAGAAG TGGAAGCTTTGATGAGCATAAGAAGAACTTTAAATGATCCACACGGAGTTCTTAATAACTGGGATGAAGATTCTGTTGATCCTTGTGGTTGGTCTATGATCACTTGTTCTCCTGATAATCTTGTCATTGGACT AGGAGCTCCTAGTCAGAATTTATCAGGAACTTTATCAGAGAGAATTgggaatcttacaaatctaagaCAAGT GTTATTACAAAACAATAACATTTCTGGAAGAATCCCATTAGAACTTGGGTTACTGTCAAAACTTCAAACGTTGGATCTTTCCAATAACTTGTTTTCTAGTGTTGTTCCTGTTACACTCGGTCAGCTTAACTCACTTCAATACCT GAGACTAAACAACAACAGCTTATCTGGAGCCTTTCCTGTGTCTTTAGCAAAAATCCCTCAACTTGCTTTCTT GGACTTGTCATTTAACAATCTCAGTGGACCCGTTCCTAAATTTCCAGTCAGAACATTcaa CATTGTTGGAAATCCATTGATTTGTGGAAGTACAACAAGTGATGAAGGTTGTTCTGGGACAAGCCCTGTTACTCTGTCATTTTCTCTGGATTCATCACAGAGTATTACTCTTACTTActtactttctctctctctctctctgtctctcacATACAGATTATTAACTGGCTTCCATTATTTTTCAGGGAAATCCAAAACTAAAAAAGTAGCTCTCATCGTCGGGGTTAGTCTTAGTTCATTAATCCTTCTTCTACTGGCAATTGGACTAGTTTTCTGGTTGAGAAAATTCCAAAAGAACAGAACAATCCAGAACATCAATG ATAAACAAGAAGAAGGGTTGATAAATTTAGGAAACTTGAGACAATTTACATTGAGAGAATTACAATTAGCAACAGAGAATTTCAACACAAAGAATATATTAGGACAAGGTGGATTTGGGAATGTGTACAGAGGAAGATTATCTGATGGAACAATTGTTGCAGTAAAAAGATTGAAAGATATAAATGGTTCAACCGGTGAAATGCAATTCAAAACAGAAGTTGAGATGATTAGTTTAGCTGTTCATCGTAACCTACTAAGATTATTAGGGTTCTGTTCAACAGCAAATGAGAGACTTCTCATTTATCCATACATGTCTAATGGAAGTGTTGCATCAAGATTAAGAG TGAAACCAACACTTGATTGGAACACGAGGAAGAGAATTGCACTTGGAGCTGGAAGAGGTTTAATGTATCTTCATGAACAATGTGATCCAAAGATAATTCATCGGGATGTCAAAGCAGCAAATGTACTTCTGGACGACTATTGTGAAGCCATAGTTGGTGATTTTGGTCTTGCTAAGCTGCTTGACCATGCTGATTCTCATGTTACAACTGCTGTTCGTGGTACCGTCGGGCATATTGCTCCAGAGTACCTGTCAACAGGACAATCCTCTGAGAAGACGGATGTTTTTGGGTTTGGAATATTGTTGTTGGAGTTGATTACCGGAACAAAAGCACTTGACTTTGGGAAATCGGTTAACCAAAAAGGGGCTGTCATTGAATGG GTGAAGAAACTACAACATGACAAGAAAGTAGAAGTACTGGTGGACAAAGATCTTGAAATCAATTACGACCTAATCGAAGTGGGAGAAATGGTTCAAGTGGCTCTCCTTTGTATTCAGAACCTTCCAGCCCATCGACCTAAAATGTCGGAGGTAATTCGAATGCTTGAAGGTGATGGTCTAGCTGATAAATGGGAAGCCAACCAAAAACACCAAAGAAATCTTATTGATATCAAGAACAATAACAAAGAAGGCTATTATTCATCAACTGCCGATTGTAAGAAGCTCCGGTATGATTGTGATCAGGAGAGTGATGTACCCCGtgttcatgatgatgatgatgatggtaagatGTGTCTAATGTTAATGGATGATGATGATAATCATTCTTTGGGTGCTCATGCTATGGTGCTTTCTGGTCCAAGATAA
- the LOC113305640 gene encoding uncharacterized protein LOC113305640: protein MKNATVSYMIVNGEWVCDFKRQLNMSEQLEWDLLKRDLHHMPVLVEEDDKMEIMENFSTSNCYDKLIGDLDECGFNQSLWKSNIPNKVSFILWATFHDSLPTRDMLHRRGVDIESDHCVICNNVRESANHMFLHCMYSFEVWKYFIASFKIAWSIPSTLLQLFEAWNTNMLRGKGRQVWKILHYAICWVLWKERNGRVFGGRHKYVQKSIDLVKQLVVLWSCVNDTFKYVDPRLIWSNWDTLMCM, encoded by the coding sequence ATGAAGAACGCTACAGTTTCGTACATGATTGTGAATGGGGAGTGGGTTTGCGATTTCAAGAGACAGTTAAATATGAGTGAGCAATTAGAATGGGATTTACTTAAGCGTGACTTACATCATATGCCTGTTTTGGTGGAAGAGGACGACAAAATGGAGATTATGGAAAATTTTAGTACTTCAAACTGTTATGATAAGCTCATAGGTGATTTGGATGAGTGCGGATTCAATCAATCTCTTTGGAAATCCAATATTCCCAACAAGGTTAGTTTCATTTTATGGGCTACTTTTCATGATTCACTCCCAACTAGGGATATGCTGCATCGTCGAGGTGTTGACATAGAGAGTGATCACTGTGTCATATGCAATAATGTTAGGGAATCTgcgaatcatatgtttcttcatTGCATGTACTCTTTTGAAGTTTGGAAGTACTTCATTGCATCCTTCAAAATTGCTTGGTCTATACCAAGCACGTTACTTCAATTATTTGAAGCTTGGAACACCAACATGCTTCGTGGTAAAGGAAGACAGGTATGGAAAATATTGCATTATGCAATTTGTTGGGTTTTGTGGAAGGAAAGAAATGGAAGGGTTTTTGGAGGTCGACATAAGTATGTGCAAAAAAGTATTGATTTGGTAAAGCAATTGGTAGTTTTATGGTCTTGTGTTAATGACACATTTAAGTATGTGGATCCAAGACTTATTTGGAGTAATTGGGATACTCTAATGTGTATGTAA
- the LOC113301432 gene encoding probable LRR receptor-like serine/threonine-protein kinase At4g30520 isoform X2 produces MAFRHYFLLTLSLIFIHFSSFSVSYEPRNQEVEALMSIRRTLNDPHGVLNNWDEDSVDPCGWSMITCSPDNLVIGLGAPSQNLSGTLSERIGNLTNLRQVLLQNNNISGRIPLELGLLSKLQTLDLSNNLFSSVVPVTLGQLNSLQYLRLNNNSLSGAFPVSLAKIPQLAFLDLSFNNLSGPVPKFPVRTFNIVGNPLICGSTTSDEGCSGTSPVTLSFSLDSSQRKSKTKKVALIVGVSLSSLILLLLAIGLVFWLRKFQKNRTIQNINDKQEEGLINLGNLRQFTLRELQLATENFNTKNILGQGGFGNVYRGRLSDGTIVAVKRLKDINGSTGEMQFKTEVEMISLAVHRNLLRLLGFCSTANERLLIYPYMSNGSVASRLRVKPTLDWNTRKRIALGAGRGLMYLHEQCDPKIIHRDVKAANVLLDDYCEAIVGDFGLAKLLDHADSHVTTAVRGTVGHIAPEYLSTGQSSEKTDVFGFGILLLELITGTKALDFGKSVNQKGAVIEWVKKLQHDKKVEVLVDKDLEINYDLIEVGEMVQVALLCIQNLPAHRPKMSEVIRMLEGDGLADKWEANQKHQRNLIDIKNNNKEGYYSSTADCKKLRYDCDQESDVPRVHDDDDDGKMCLMLMDDDDNHSLGAHAMVLSGPR; encoded by the exons ATGGCATTCCGTCACTATTTCTTACTTACTCTTTCCTTGATTTTTATCCATTTCTCATCATTTTCTGTCTCTTATGAACCTCGTAACCAAGAAG TGGAAGCTTTGATGAGCATAAGAAGAACTTTAAATGATCCACACGGAGTTCTTAATAACTGGGATGAAGATTCTGTTGATCCTTGTGGTTGGTCTATGATCACTTGTTCTCCTGATAATCTTGTCATTGGACT AGGAGCTCCTAGTCAGAATTTATCAGGAACTTTATCAGAGAGAATTgggaatcttacaaatctaagaCAAGT GTTATTACAAAACAATAACATTTCTGGAAGAATCCCATTAGAACTTGGGTTACTGTCAAAACTTCAAACGTTGGATCTTTCCAATAACTTGTTTTCTAGTGTTGTTCCTGTTACACTCGGTCAGCTTAACTCACTTCAATACCT GAGACTAAACAACAACAGCTTATCTGGAGCCTTTCCTGTGTCTTTAGCAAAAATCCCTCAACTTGCTTTCTT GGACTTGTCATTTAACAATCTCAGTGGACCCGTTCCTAAATTTCCAGTCAGAACATTcaa CATTGTTGGAAATCCATTGATTTGTGGAAGTACAACAAGTGATGAAGGTTGTTCTGGGACAAGCCCTGTTACTCTGTCATTTTCTCTGGATTCATCACAGA GGAAATCCAAAACTAAAAAAGTAGCTCTCATCGTCGGGGTTAGTCTTAGTTCATTAATCCTTCTTCTACTGGCAATTGGACTAGTTTTCTGGTTGAGAAAATTCCAAAAGAACAGAACAATCCAGAACATCAATG ATAAACAAGAAGAAGGGTTGATAAATTTAGGAAACTTGAGACAATTTACATTGAGAGAATTACAATTAGCAACAGAGAATTTCAACACAAAGAATATATTAGGACAAGGTGGATTTGGGAATGTGTACAGAGGAAGATTATCTGATGGAACAATTGTTGCAGTAAAAAGATTGAAAGATATAAATGGTTCAACCGGTGAAATGCAATTCAAAACAGAAGTTGAGATGATTAGTTTAGCTGTTCATCGTAACCTACTAAGATTATTAGGGTTCTGTTCAACAGCAAATGAGAGACTTCTCATTTATCCATACATGTCTAATGGAAGTGTTGCATCAAGATTAAGAG TGAAACCAACACTTGATTGGAACACGAGGAAGAGAATTGCACTTGGAGCTGGAAGAGGTTTAATGTATCTTCATGAACAATGTGATCCAAAGATAATTCATCGGGATGTCAAAGCAGCAAATGTACTTCTGGACGACTATTGTGAAGCCATAGTTGGTGATTTTGGTCTTGCTAAGCTGCTTGACCATGCTGATTCTCATGTTACAACTGCTGTTCGTGGTACCGTCGGGCATATTGCTCCAGAGTACCTGTCAACAGGACAATCCTCTGAGAAGACGGATGTTTTTGGGTTTGGAATATTGTTGTTGGAGTTGATTACCGGAACAAAAGCACTTGACTTTGGGAAATCGGTTAACCAAAAAGGGGCTGTCATTGAATGG GTGAAGAAACTACAACATGACAAGAAAGTAGAAGTACTGGTGGACAAAGATCTTGAAATCAATTACGACCTAATCGAAGTGGGAGAAATGGTTCAAGTGGCTCTCCTTTGTATTCAGAACCTTCCAGCCCATCGACCTAAAATGTCGGAGGTAATTCGAATGCTTGAAGGTGATGGTCTAGCTGATAAATGGGAAGCCAACCAAAAACACCAAAGAAATCTTATTGATATCAAGAACAATAACAAAGAAGGCTATTATTCATCAACTGCCGATTGTAAGAAGCTCCGGTATGATTGTGATCAGGAGAGTGATGTACCCCGtgttcatgatgatgatgatgatggtaagatGTGTCTAATGTTAATGGATGATGATGATAATCATTCTTTGGGTGCTCATGCTATGGTGCTTTCTGGTCCAAGATAA